A single genomic interval of Alteromonas sp. CI.11.F.A3 harbors:
- a CDS encoding LacI family DNA-binding transcriptional regulator, with the protein MATIKDIAQAAGVSLATVSRVINNGPKVGKDTRQRVKLIMEEMGYRPNANARALVTKRSASLGVVLAELHDPFFAMLAHGVETVTRKNNVQILLSAGSIEKETELRAIEILLEHRVEAMVVHSKALDDKTLIDFAKQVPGFVLINRYIPEIANRCVWLDNVTGGRLMAEHAINQGHKKLAVISSQYRIDDPNHRLEGIVNATEAAKLTLPESMIEYATPDQEGGELAMQNLLATGAEFTAVLAYNDAMASGAMTMLQDHGIAVPEQVSVMGYDDVLLAKYCRPKLTTLRYPIEMMAAKAAELALKYAAGAKPEEGLTFKYTPTIVKRDSVVRV; encoded by the coding sequence ATGGCTACGATTAAAGACATTGCTCAGGCTGCAGGTGTATCTCTTGCAACCGTTTCACGCGTTATAAATAACGGCCCTAAAGTTGGCAAAGATACCCGTCAGCGGGTAAAACTCATCATGGAAGAAATGGGTTATAGACCCAATGCTAACGCCAGAGCTTTGGTGACTAAGCGCAGTGCCTCGCTAGGCGTAGTGTTAGCAGAACTTCACGACCCTTTCTTCGCAATGCTTGCCCATGGCGTTGAAACCGTTACTCGTAAGAATAACGTTCAAATTCTATTAAGTGCGGGCTCGATAGAAAAAGAAACCGAATTGCGTGCTATCGAAATTCTACTGGAACACCGCGTAGAAGCCATGGTGGTTCACAGTAAAGCATTGGATGACAAAACCCTTATCGACTTTGCTAAGCAAGTACCGGGCTTTGTATTAATTAACCGCTACATTCCAGAAATTGCTAATCGTTGCGTTTGGTTAGATAACGTCACCGGCGGGCGCTTGATGGCTGAACATGCTATCAATCAAGGTCATAAAAAGTTGGCGGTAATCAGCAGCCAATACCGTATTGATGATCCTAATCACCGTTTAGAAGGCATAGTTAACGCTACCGAAGCAGCCAAGCTTACCTTACCTGAAAGCATGATTGAGTATGCGACGCCAGATCAAGAAGGCGGCGAATTGGCCATGCAGAACTTACTCGCTACTGGCGCTGAATTTACTGCGGTGCTTGCCTATAACGATGCTATGGCGTCTGGCGCAATGACCATGTTACAAGACCATGGTATCGCTGTACCCGAGCAAGTATCAGTGATGGGCTATGATGATGTGCTGTTAGCCAAATATTGTCGCCCTAAATTGACCACTTTGCGTTACCCAATAGAAATGATGGCAGCAAAAGCGGCAGAACTTGCGCTGAAATACGCTGCTGGGGCAAAACCTGAAGAAGGCCTTACCTTTAAATATACGCCTACTATCGTTAAACGTGACTCGGTGGTAAGGGTCTAG
- a CDS encoding alpha/beta hydrolase, whose translation MTFSKIFTVAVMSLGLAACAINVTPSAFFHQDNQTKPLTTTKLHAAIEQDKTSAGITRVEIDNEQGLTLRGVAVSYAEPVVNIVFYADNRMPVSENNSVLHRLGKIPANILWMDYQGVGASDKSEKLSINAIKADALTVFDYAEGIFDKSLPTIVHGRGVGSYFASYVAANKPIGGLVLDGAFNDISDLIANMVPGFSNSLTSMKLHPEVHLMQIAPILRHYEGPLWLLVGEKDVITPFEISKQLLATSASHAKYISVVPGATHNATLKHDFAIEEYQRFISHISP comes from the coding sequence ATGACATTTTCGAAAATATTTACTGTGGCGGTTATGTCATTAGGCTTAGCCGCCTGCGCAATTAATGTGACGCCAAGCGCTTTTTTTCATCAAGACAACCAAACAAAGCCCCTGACAACCACGAAGTTACATGCCGCCATTGAGCAAGATAAAACGTCGGCAGGGATTACTCGCGTAGAAATTGATAATGAGCAAGGTCTAACGTTAAGAGGCGTTGCTGTGTCTTATGCCGAGCCTGTTGTGAATATTGTTTTTTACGCCGATAACCGTATGCCGGTGAGCGAAAACAATAGCGTGCTGCATCGCTTAGGTAAGATTCCGGCGAATATTCTTTGGATGGATTACCAAGGAGTTGGTGCCAGTGATAAATCTGAAAAGCTCAGCATTAATGCGATTAAAGCCGATGCATTGACTGTTTTTGATTACGCCGAAGGTATATTCGATAAGTCGTTACCCACTATTGTGCATGGCAGAGGCGTGGGCAGTTATTTCGCAAGCTATGTGGCGGCGAATAAACCTATTGGCGGGCTAGTGCTCGATGGGGCGTTTAACGACATATCCGATCTCATTGCCAACATGGTGCCTGGTTTTTCGAATTCACTGACCAGCATGAAACTTCACCCTGAAGTACACCTAATGCAAATCGCCCCCATTTTAAGGCACTACGAGGGCCCGCTTTGGCTCTTAGTTGGTGAGAAAGATGTTATTACCCCATTCGAAATTAGTAAGCAATTGTTAGCAACGTCGGCCAGTCACGCAAAGTACATTAGTGTAGTGCCTGGTGCGACCCATAATGCCACGCTAAAGCACGACTTCGCGATAGAAGAGTATCAGCGGTTTATCAGCCATATAAGCCCGTAG
- a CDS encoding HAD family hydrolase, which yields MIDLSSFKGIIFDMDGTLVDSMGRHINAWQVTCEVFGYPFDADYIHSLGGVPTLETVEMLNAKYNKQNDTEEVAGFKKRTSENLPDIPRLIPDTLAVFNHYIQSHPIAVGTGSDRPHAEWLLSHHNIIEQLKVLVTADDVKNGKPHPETFLMAAEAMNVAPEDCVVFEDTEMGQRAALDAGMTCVMVKDGKIVNSLV from the coding sequence GTGATAGATTTATCGTCTTTTAAAGGCATTATTTTTGATATGGATGGCACCCTAGTTGATTCAATGGGCAGACATATCAACGCATGGCAAGTAACGTGTGAAGTGTTCGGCTACCCATTTGATGCAGATTACATTCACAGTTTAGGGGGCGTACCAACGCTTGAGACTGTTGAGATGTTGAATGCCAAATACAACAAACAAAATGATACCGAAGAAGTCGCTGGCTTTAAAAAGCGGACTTCTGAAAATTTACCCGATATCCCTAGGTTAATTCCAGATACCCTTGCCGTATTTAATCACTACATACAAAGCCACCCTATTGCGGTGGGCACAGGCTCTGATAGACCCCATGCCGAGTGGTTATTGAGCCATCATAATATTATCGAGCAATTGAAAGTATTGGTCACGGCTGATGATGTCAAAAATGGCAAACCTCACCCAGAAACCTTCCTCATGGCCGCAGAAGCAATGAATGTTGCGCCAGAAGATTGCGTAGTATTTGAAGATACTGAAATGGGTCAACGCGCCGCGTTAGATGCAGGAATGACATGTGTTATGGTAAAAGACGGTAAGATAGTAAATTCATTGGTGTAA
- a CDS encoding MFS transporter, with translation MNALELRASLALASVYVLRMLGLFMVMPVLAVAAMDYSDYSPLMVGLAVGGYGLTQAALQIPMGMMSDKWGRKPVILFGLAVFAFGSFVAANADTMAWLIVGRILQGAGAIAGAIMALATDVSRESQRAKVLAVIGIAIGFSFYMAVLLGPLIANNWGLAGIFAITGVLAIVCMPLVQWVVPNGEILSSGDTLPQKGQLKRLVFSSQLWRLNVSVLILHMLITLLFVQLPLTLLHFDMALDTHWTVYLPVLGISVVGLVIMMGMARGRTPKSYLLFAVVLMGSAFAALAMKDHSWWITTAAVVLFFTGFNYLEANFPSLVSSIAPAGQKGTAMGIYASFQFFGAFLGGMLSGVVTDIWSPDIAYIVGAVSTLLWLYIIYGLKEVSRVKRVMMNGSFSSHQEDALKKNISLVPGVLEVTLNSQNGTVYLKVNRDFDATQARAVIDSA, from the coding sequence TTGAACGCTTTGGAATTGCGCGCCTCGCTAGCGCTAGCATCTGTTTATGTATTACGCATGCTGGGATTATTTATGGTGATGCCGGTGTTAGCCGTCGCTGCTATGGATTATTCAGACTACTCACCTTTAATGGTGGGGCTAGCGGTGGGTGGATACGGTTTAACACAGGCTGCTTTGCAAATTCCAATGGGTATGATGTCTGACAAATGGGGTCGAAAACCCGTTATTTTGTTCGGACTGGCTGTATTTGCGTTCGGTAGTTTCGTGGCGGCCAATGCCGACACTATGGCGTGGCTTATTGTAGGGCGAATATTACAAGGAGCAGGTGCCATCGCCGGGGCCATCATGGCATTAGCCACCGACGTTAGCCGTGAAAGCCAACGGGCAAAAGTGCTGGCGGTTATCGGTATTGCAATTGGCTTTTCCTTTTATATGGCAGTGCTGTTAGGGCCTCTCATAGCGAATAATTGGGGCTTGGCGGGTATTTTCGCTATAACCGGTGTGTTAGCCATTGTTTGTATGCCGTTGGTGCAATGGGTTGTGCCTAATGGCGAGATTCTGAGTAGCGGCGATACGCTACCGCAAAAGGGTCAACTTAAACGCTTGGTGTTCTCTTCACAGCTTTGGCGCTTAAACGTTAGTGTGCTTATTTTGCACATGCTAATTACCCTGCTTTTTGTACAATTACCTTTAACCTTACTGCATTTCGACATGGCCCTTGATACCCATTGGACCGTGTACTTACCGGTATTAGGTATTTCGGTGGTGGGGTTAGTTATTATGATGGGTATGGCCAGAGGCCGCACACCAAAATCCTATCTACTTTTCGCCGTGGTACTTATGGGCAGTGCATTTGCCGCGCTTGCCATGAAAGACCATAGCTGGTGGATAACCACAGCCGCTGTAGTGCTGTTTTTCACTGGGTTTAATTATCTAGAAGCCAATTTTCCCTCTCTTGTTTCCAGTATTGCGCCGGCAGGTCAAAAAGGCACTGCCATGGGCATTTATGCTAGCTTCCAGTTCTTTGGCGCTTTTTTAGGTGGCATGTTGTCTGGTGTTGTGACCGATATTTGGTCCCCTGATATCGCCTATATAGTTGGTGCGGTCAGCACGTTACTTTGGCTTTATATTATTTATGGGCTAAAAGAAGTAAGCCGCGTTAAGCGTGTCATGATGAACGGTAGTTTTAGTTCGCATCAGGAAGACGCGTTAAAGAAAAATATTTCTTTGGTTCCAGGTGTTTTAGAGGTGACTTTAAACAGTCAAAATGGCACGGTATATTTAAAAGTGAACCGAGACTTCGATGCTACCCAAGCTAGGGCGGTAATTGATAGCGCTTAG
- the uvrA gene encoding excinuclease ABC subunit UvrA, whose protein sequence is MDKIEIRGARTHNLKNIDLTLPRDKLVVITGLSGSGKSSLAFDTLYAEGQRRYVESLSAYARQFLSMMEKPDVDHIEGLSPAISIEQKSTSHNPRSTVGTITEIYDYLRLMFARVGTPRCPDHDVPLDAQTVSQMVDKVLAMPEGSKLMLLAPIVKERKGEHLKTLQNLSAQGFIRARIDGDVCDLSDPPPLDLHKKHTIEVVVDRFKVRDDLALRLSESFETALALAGGNALVADMDNSEAEEIVFSANFACPHCGYSISELEPRLFSFNNPAGACPTCDGLGTRQFFDPTRVVGNDELSLAGGAVRGWDKRSYYYFQMLQSVADHYEFDLTGPFGELDDKHKDIVLYGSKGKSLAFKYINERGDVMERKHPFEGIIPNMERRYRETESNAVREELAKYLSQQHCSSCNGTRLRVEARNVFIEDTTLPTIADKSIADAYEFFENLSLTGQKAQIAEKILKEILDRLRFLVNVGLNYLSLSRSADTLSGGEAQRIRLASQIGAGLVGVMYVLDEPSIGLHQRDNERLLKTLRHLRDLGNTVLVVEHDEDAIREADYIVDIGPGAGVHGGEIIAEGQLEDILASEDSLTGKYLSGREKIVIPEVRTPIKDDKWLELKGATGNNLKSVDLRVPMGVMTCVTGVSGSGKSTLINDTFYKIAHCELNKATTSEPAPYVSMTGLDQLDKVVDIDQSPIGRTPRSNPATYAGIFTPIREIFAGTQEARSRGYKPGRFSFNVKGGRCEACQGDGVIKVEMHFLPDVYVPCDVCQGKRYNRETLEVKYKDKNIHEVLEMTVEDARDFFDPIPAIARKLQTLKEVGLAYIRLGQAATTLSGGEAQRVKLAKELSKRDTGQTLYILDEPTTGLHFHDIKQLLAVLHRLRDHGNTVVVIEHNLDVVKTADWIIDLGPEGGSGGGQIIAEGTPEVVAESKVSHTGRFLKPMLEAQA, encoded by the coding sequence ATGGATAAAATCGAGATACGCGGTGCTCGCACCCACAATTTGAAAAATATCGATTTAACACTGCCACGAGACAAGCTGGTAGTGATAACTGGGCTGTCAGGCTCAGGTAAATCGTCTTTAGCTTTCGATACCCTATACGCAGAAGGTCAACGTCGTTACGTTGAGTCGTTGTCTGCGTATGCCCGTCAGTTTTTATCTATGATGGAAAAACCTGATGTTGATCATATAGAGGGTTTGTCACCGGCTATATCCATTGAGCAAAAGTCAACGTCACATAACCCTCGTTCAACCGTGGGTACTATTACCGAAATTTACGATTACCTTCGTTTGATGTTTGCCCGTGTTGGCACACCACGATGCCCAGATCACGATGTGCCGCTTGATGCGCAAACCGTGAGCCAGATGGTAGATAAGGTGTTGGCAATGCCAGAAGGCAGCAAGTTGATGCTGCTAGCGCCTATCGTGAAAGAACGTAAAGGTGAGCATTTAAAAACCCTGCAGAATTTGTCTGCTCAAGGTTTTATTCGTGCGCGAATTGACGGCGATGTATGTGACCTGTCCGATCCACCGCCATTAGATTTACATAAAAAGCATACTATCGAGGTGGTAGTAGACCGCTTTAAAGTGCGCGACGATTTAGCGCTGCGCTTATCAGAATCTTTTGAAACCGCATTAGCGTTAGCTGGCGGCAACGCGCTTGTAGCCGATATGGACAACAGCGAAGCTGAAGAAATTGTATTTTCAGCTAACTTCGCTTGCCCGCACTGCGGTTACAGTATTAGTGAATTAGAGCCTAGATTGTTCTCGTTCAACAACCCTGCTGGGGCGTGCCCAACCTGTGATGGTTTAGGTACACGACAGTTCTTCGACCCAACACGTGTGGTGGGCAACGACGAGTTAAGCCTTGCAGGCGGCGCAGTGCGTGGTTGGGACAAACGCAGTTATTATTATTTTCAGATGCTGCAATCGGTTGCCGACCATTACGAATTCGATTTAACTGGCCCCTTCGGCGAGTTAGACGATAAGCACAAAGATATTGTGCTGTATGGTTCTAAAGGTAAGTCGTTAGCGTTTAAGTATATTAACGAACGCGGCGATGTAATGGAGCGTAAGCATCCGTTTGAAGGCATTATTCCTAATATGGAGCGCCGCTATCGGGAAACCGAGTCTAACGCGGTACGTGAAGAGCTGGCTAAATACTTAAGCCAACAGCACTGTAGTAGCTGTAATGGCACACGCTTGCGCGTAGAAGCCCGTAATGTCTTTATTGAAGACACTACACTGCCTACCATTGCGGATAAATCTATTGCCGATGCCTACGAGTTTTTCGAAAACTTATCGTTAACAGGCCAAAAAGCCCAAATAGCAGAGAAAATTCTAAAAGAGATTCTCGATCGTTTACGCTTCTTGGTTAACGTTGGCTTGAACTACTTATCCCTTTCACGCAGTGCCGATACCCTTTCGGGCGGTGAAGCGCAGCGTATTCGCTTGGCGAGCCAAATTGGTGCTGGATTAGTAGGTGTAATGTACGTTCTTGATGAGCCTTCTATTGGGCTCCACCAACGAGACAACGAACGCTTATTGAAGACCCTTAGACACTTGCGTGATTTGGGTAACACGGTATTGGTGGTAGAGCACGACGAAGACGCCATTCGTGAAGCCGATTATATTGTGGACATTGGCCCTGGAGCCGGTGTACATGGCGGTGAAATTATTGCCGAAGGTCAGCTTGAAGATATATTAGCAAGTGAAGACTCACTTACTGGTAAATACCTATCCGGCCGTGAAAAAATTGTTATTCCTGAAGTTCGCACACCTATTAAAGATGATAAATGGTTGGAATTAAAAGGGGCCACAGGCAACAACTTGAAGTCAGTAGACTTGCGAGTGCCTATGGGCGTGATGACCTGCGTAACCGGTGTATCTGGCTCAGGTAAATCTACCCTTATTAATGATACCTTTTATAAAATCGCCCACTGTGAATTAAACAAGGCCACCACTTCTGAGCCTGCGCCTTATGTCTCGATGACGGGGTTAGATCAGCTTGATAAGGTGGTCGATATTGACCAGAGCCCTATTGGTAGAACACCGCGTTCAAACCCTGCAACTTACGCCGGAATTTTCACGCCTATTCGTGAAATTTTCGCCGGTACCCAGGAAGCGCGTTCTCGCGGTTATAAACCAGGTCGCTTTAGCTTTAACGTGAAAGGCGGACGCTGTGAAGCGTGTCAGGGCGACGGTGTAATTAAAGTAGAAATGCACTTCTTACCCGATGTATACGTTCCGTGTGACGTATGCCAAGGCAAGCGCTACAACCGCGAAACCTTGGAAGTGAAATACAAAGACAAAAACATTCACGAAGTGCTAGAAATGACGGTAGAAGATGCTCGAGATTTCTTCGACCCCATTCCGGCCATTGCCCGTAAACTGCAAACGTTAAAAGAAGTAGGCTTAGCCTATATTCGTTTAGGACAAGCAGCCACTACCTTATCGGGCGGTGAAGCACAGCGGGTTAAGTTAGCCAAAGAACTGTCGAAACGTGATACCGGCCAAACCCTGTATATTTTGGATGAACCCACCACAGGGCTGCATTTCCACGATATTAAACAGTTACTAGCCGTACTGCACCGACTCCGTGATCATGGCAACACAGTGGTGGTTATTGAACACAACCTTGATGTGGTCAAAACTGCCGACTGGATCATCGACTTAGGCCCTGAAGGTGGCTCAGGCGGTGGTCAAATTATTGCTGAAGGTACGCCAGAAGTGGTGGCTGAATCTAAGGTTTCTCATACCGGCCGATTCTTAAAGCCAATGCTTGAAGCACAAGCCTAA
- a CDS encoding Hsp70 family protein — protein sequence MTAIGIDYGTSNSEVVYFDGATHRHIKLDPSLEQGNKIRSSVFIYFEDELPPPPDAMVEAKVSQLQRLINEQIDKAKQGYYDAKDPKEQSRYSNRIESLRGEYHNRPALQRKAIQQLMHAMSLEEIPLLRLVEHGKFAFGEEGFKRFLKMPDKGRLIYSPKNFLGASLDGDQKKAFIGIIAKQLAYFKQCAETQLEKPVASVVIGRPVKFHGTRGEVGNTQAIQIMTEAASNAGFSKINFLDEPIAAAYKIEQTLPRDTTALIVDIGGGTTDICCINLSPERNNQLDRKQDVLSVTGRRLGGMDCDKSLLLKVVAPEMGMGLKMINGLPIPPTYYSDMCAVDNIPALTRFFSDDYGLEISQTMSVTKNPEQLERLLLVQENKLSARVVNSVRMAKELLSSKDKITLPLHYIEDDFDVNICTEDLKSALKPWLSKVKALVVECLEKSAAAPEVVMVTGGMSLSPIIIDALYEELLTGLPRLENDAFNSVCEGLAIQASKF from the coding sequence ATGACTGCAATTGGGATTGATTATGGTACCTCAAACTCTGAGGTGGTGTACTTTGATGGCGCTACCCATAGACATATAAAGCTCGACCCGTCACTTGAACAGGGTAATAAAATTCGCTCGTCTGTATTTATATACTTTGAGGATGAACTGCCGCCTCCGCCTGATGCCATGGTGGAAGCTAAAGTGTCGCAGTTGCAGCGTTTAATCAACGAGCAAATAGACAAAGCCAAGCAGGGCTATTACGACGCTAAAGATCCTAAAGAGCAGTCGCGCTATAGCAACCGCATTGAATCGCTTCGTGGTGAATACCATAACCGACCTGCATTGCAACGTAAGGCTATCCAGCAGCTTATGCACGCTATGTCGCTGGAAGAAATTCCATTATTACGCTTAGTGGAGCATGGCAAGTTTGCCTTCGGTGAAGAAGGGTTTAAACGCTTTTTAAAAATGCCTGATAAAGGCCGCCTAATTTACTCGCCTAAAAACTTCTTAGGTGCATCATTAGATGGCGATCAGAAAAAGGCGTTCATTGGCATTATTGCCAAACAGTTAGCGTATTTTAAACAGTGTGCAGAAACCCAATTAGAAAAACCGGTTGCTTCGGTAGTAATAGGGCGCCCGGTTAAGTTTCATGGCACCCGTGGTGAAGTAGGCAATACCCAAGCCATTCAGATAATGACCGAAGCAGCGTCTAACGCTGGCTTTAGTAAAATTAATTTTCTGGACGAGCCAATTGCGGCCGCATATAAAATTGAGCAGACATTACCCCGCGATACCACGGCGCTTATTGTGGATATTGGCGGTGGTACTACAGACATCTGTTGTATTAATCTTTCGCCAGAACGCAATAACCAACTGGATAGAAAGCAGGACGTGCTATCGGTTACAGGAAGACGCTTAGGCGGCATGGATTGTGATAAGAGTCTGTTACTGAAAGTGGTTGCACCTGAAATGGGAATGGGGCTAAAAATGATTAATGGCCTGCCCATTCCCCCTACTTATTATTCAGATATGTGTGCGGTTGATAATATCCCCGCACTTACTCGGTTCTTCTCTGATGATTATGGGTTAGAGATTTCTCAAACTATGTCAGTAACCAAGAACCCAGAACAATTAGAGCGTTTGTTGCTAGTGCAAGAAAACAAGTTGTCGGCGCGGGTGGTTAACTCGGTGAGAATGGCAAAAGAACTGCTTTCTAGCAAAGACAAGATCACCTTACCACTGCATTACATTGAAGATGATTTTGATGTAAATATTTGTACTGAAGACTTAAAGAGTGCATTAAAACCTTGGCTAAGTAAGGTAAAAGCGTTAGTGGTGGAATGTTTGGAGAAAAGCGCTGCGGCACCTGAGGTTGTGATGGTTACCGGTGGTATGAGCTTATCACCTATTATTATCGATGCATTGTACGAAGAGCTACTAACCGGGTTGCCTCGGTTAGAGAACGATGCGTTTAACTCTGTGTGTGAAGGCTTGGCTATCCAGGCCTCTAAGTTCTAA
- a CDS encoding thioesterase family protein: MSAVTPSETIPMEMSFEVRFCETDALQHVSNTALVSWFEAARDPIFRMFTPTMDLQNWPLILASYKVDFLAQIFYGKTVTVKTFISRLGNSAFDVYQELWQDGNLCSTGVTTMVHFDYKQQRSAPIPDDIKTTLQAHFKALPNG, encoded by the coding sequence ATGTCAGCAGTAACTCCATCTGAAACCATTCCTATGGAAATGTCATTCGAAGTACGGTTTTGTGAGACCGATGCCCTGCAACACGTGAGCAACACCGCGTTAGTCAGTTGGTTTGAAGCTGCTCGGGATCCTATCTTCAGAATGTTCACGCCGACGATGGATTTACAGAACTGGCCGCTTATTTTAGCAAGCTACAAAGTCGATTTTCTTGCGCAAATTTTTTACGGCAAAACCGTTACTGTAAAAACGTTTATCAGTCGTTTAGGGAACAGTGCGTTTGATGTGTACCAAGAACTTTGGCAAGACGGTAACCTGTGCTCAACGGGTGTAACCACTATGGTACATTTCGATTATAAGCAGCAGCGCTCAGCCCCCATTCCTGACGATATAAAAACTACGTTACAAGCACATTTTAAGGCGCTACCTAATGGCTGA
- a CDS encoding 2OG-Fe(II) oxygenase has product MADLIEVIDDVLSPELCTQVIARFEKSPNLTQGKTGGGVDLDKKRSIDVSISQQPEFADLFKQVMQLTGEQLVKYIEKYYYALVGPIGLTVRHPKTGEPVKLTGENFEEVGKPNLHNLVNYLFRIGDINAQRYTAGNGGYPYWHSEVYPQAPHNEALHRVLLFMFYLNDVEDGGETEFYYQDKAVKPKAGRMVIAPAYFTHTHRGQIPRSNDKYILTSWLLFNRAEQIYTPQG; this is encoded by the coding sequence ATGGCTGATTTAATTGAAGTTATTGATGACGTTTTGTCACCTGAATTGTGTACTCAAGTTATCGCGCGTTTCGAGAAAAGCCCAAACCTAACTCAAGGTAAAACTGGCGGCGGTGTCGATTTAGATAAGAAGCGTAGTATTGATGTGTCTATCTCTCAACAGCCCGAGTTTGCCGACCTTTTTAAACAGGTGATGCAGTTAACGGGCGAACAGTTAGTTAAGTACATCGAGAAGTATTACTACGCTTTGGTAGGTCCTATTGGCCTAACCGTTCGCCACCCCAAAACGGGAGAACCGGTTAAGCTTACCGGCGAAAACTTTGAGGAAGTGGGTAAACCTAATTTACATAACTTGGTTAACTACCTATTTCGTATTGGCGACATTAACGCACAGCGCTACACAGCCGGTAATGGCGGTTACCCTTACTGGCATTCGGAAGTGTATCCGCAAGCGCCTCACAATGAAGCTTTGCATCGAGTATTACTGTTTATGTTTTACTTAAATGATGTGGAAGATGGTGGGGAAACCGAGTTTTATTATCAAGATAAAGCCGTAAAGCCTAAAGCAGGAAGAATGGTCATTGCCCCTGCTTATTTTACCCATACTCACCGTGGGCAAATACCTAGAAGCAACGACAAGTACATTCTTACTTCGTGGCTACTGTTCAATCGTGCAGAACAAATCTATACACCACAAGGCTAG
- a CDS encoding DUF3299 domain-containing protein has translation MLKVMGKALVLALVILLPSFSAYSDEEPIEVYWEDLVPEGFNELAPPAVQHNGEMSQLQPDAPVVDKFDGKRVKIPGFVVPLEGTPELTTEFLLVPYFGACIHVPPPASNQIVYVTFEEGIPLDNIYDAIWVTGELTTEGWKGDIASVGYRLKGIEVSAF, from the coding sequence ATGTTGAAAGTCATGGGAAAGGCATTGGTTTTAGCCTTGGTGATATTGCTTCCGTCGTTCTCTGCGTATAGCGACGAAGAACCTATTGAAGTGTATTGGGAAGATTTGGTACCAGAAGGGTTTAATGAGCTTGCGCCTCCCGCCGTTCAGCACAATGGTGAAATGTCACAGTTGCAGCCTGATGCGCCAGTGGTCGATAAATTCGATGGTAAGCGGGTAAAAATTCCTGGCTTTGTGGTGCCCCTTGAAGGCACGCCTGAGCTCACGACCGAATTTTTGCTAGTGCCTTACTTTGGCGCTTGTATTCATGTGCCGCCGCCTGCGTCGAACCAAATTGTGTACGTGACGTTTGAAGAAGGCATTCCTCTAGATAATATTTACGACGCGATATGGGTTACTGGCGAGCTTACCACTGAAGGCTGGAAAGGTGATATCGCATCGGTAGGTTATCGACTTAAGGGTATCGAGGTAAGTGCTTTTTAG
- the ppa gene encoding inorganic diphosphatase has protein sequence MSLNDIPAGKNLPEEVNVVIEIPAHADPVKYEVDKDSGAMFVDRFMATCMHYPTNYGYVPNTLSEDGDPVDVLVMTPFPLLAGSVIRCRPIGVLNMTDESGKDAKVLAVPIDKLSTIYRKVQETEDAPELLLQQIEHFFSHYKDLEPGKWVKIDGWAGSAAAKEEIVASVKRFEAE, from the coding sequence ATGAGCTTGAATGATATTCCTGCGGGCAAGAACTTGCCTGAAGAAGTGAATGTAGTTATCGAAATTCCAGCACACGCTGACCCGGTAAAATACGAAGTAGACAAAGACTCAGGCGCTATGTTTGTTGACCGTTTCATGGCAACTTGCATGCACTACCCAACTAACTACGGTTACGTGCCTAACACCTTGTCTGAAGACGGTGACCCAGTTGACGTATTGGTAATGACACCTTTCCCATTGCTTGCGGGTTCGGTAATTCGTTGTCGCCCAATTGGTGTTTTGAACATGACTGATGAGTCTGGTAAAGACGCTAAAGTATTGGCAGTGCCAATCGACAAGCTTTCTACTATTTACCGTAAAGTACAAGAAACTGAAGACGCACCTGAGTTGCTACTACAGCAAATCGAGCACTTCTTCTCTCATTACAAAGATCTTGAACCTGGCAAGTGGGTTAAGATAGACGGCTGGGCTGGTTCAGCTGCAGCGAAAGAAGAAATTGTCGCAAGCGTTAAGCGTTTCGAAGCAGAATAA